One Xenopus tropicalis strain Nigerian chromosome 8, UCB_Xtro_10.0, whole genome shotgun sequence genomic window carries:
- the glmp gene encoding glycosylated lysosomal membrane protein, whose translation MASDRGWRLLLFGLLCVGALGQEQSREVWLQYNPGTLDTSVNVLHARAVGNGSTIHYVWSTLGTPAVLLIYSESETSQLRVNWSKLLSPEPQGALSVEPAASVRYATAILFTRIFEYQDVNNTANFSGTDEKYFYPPYDLSRLRWENANASVNATSLSANLTSDPSSFQNGSVSFRISAYSTAGRDTSSPRLRHTANCTKLEFLLAGIRPRGNNSRFALEMATVEQEGGKKMQSVRSIDDEYTPSVFEMMQLVPDAPNSSLARGFLQWKSVAYGSPNGTRADILPCQLYPLRPVNATFPAGSIAHAYFGDALGDAYNLEAFNISFGIADGDFYDKNQFLSWSALIGYGDPPRDSFSILVICIMAVALGTPLLLLIIGAIVVTAMRHKVYSNYEPIN comes from the exons ATGGCTAGTGACCGGGGGTGGCGGCTGCTCCTGTTCGGGCTCCTGTGTGTAGGGGCCCTGGGGCAGGAGCAGAGCCGGGAG GTGTGGCTGCAGTACAACCCGGGCACGTTGGACACGTCGGTGAATGTGCTGCACGCCCGCGCCGTGGGTAACGGGAGCACCATTCACTACGTGTGGAGCACCCTGGGCACCCCGGCCGTGCTGCTCATCTACAGCGAGAGCGAGACCAGCCAACTGCGCGTCAACTGGAGCAAACTGCTCTCCCCGGAGCCCCAAGGGGCCCTCAGCGTGGAGCCGGCCGCCAGTGTGCGCTACGCCACCGCCATCTTGTTCACCAGG ATCTTCGAGTATCAGGACGTGAACAACACGGCGAACTTCTCCGGGACAGACGAGAAATACTTCTACCCTCCGTACGACTTGTCCCGCCTCCGCTGGGAGAACGCCAACGCCAGCGTAAACGCCACTTCCCTCAGCGCCAACCTGACCTCCGACCCCAGCAGCTTCCAGAATGGCAGCGTCTCTTTCAGG ATCTCTGCATACAGCACAGCAGGGCGGGACACCTCCTCCCCGCGCCTGCGCCATACGGCCAACTGCACCAAGCTGGAGTTCCTGTTGGCGGGTATCCGGCCGCGGGGCAACAACTCCCGCTTTGCCCTAGAGATGGCGACCGTCGAGCAGGAGGGGGGCAAGAAAATGCAGTCCGTCCGCTCTATTGACGACGAGTACACCCCCTCGGTATTCGAG ATGATGCAGTTGGTGCCGGACGCCCCCAATTCCAGCCTTGCCCGCGGCTTCCTGCAGTGGAAGTCTGTCGCCTACGGCTCCCCCAATGGCACCAGAGCGGATATCCTCCCGTGCCAGCTGTACCCGCTGCGGCCCGTGAACGCCACCTTCCCTGCTGGCAGCATTGCCCACGCCTACTTCGGAGACGCCCTGGGAGACGCCTACAACCTGGAGGCCTTTAATATCTCCTTCGGGATAGCGGACGGCGACTTTTACGACAAGAACCAATTTTTAAGCTG GTCGGCCCTGATTGGCTACGGTGACCCACCCCGGGACTCCTTCTCCATCCTGGTCATCTGTATAATGGCGGTGGCCCTGGGCACGCCCCTCTTGCTGCTCATTATCGGGGCCATTGTGGTGACAGCCATGAGGCACAAAGTCTACTCCAATTACGAGCCCATAAACTGA